A genomic region of uncultured Roseibium sp. contains the following coding sequences:
- a CDS encoding aldolase has product MSESNLREQMCLLAKSLFDRGLTHGSTGNISARTEDGGLLVSPTGTSFGRLDPGRLSRFNAEGVLISGDPPTKEMPLHTAFYETRGSAGAVVHLHACHSVAWSMMPDADEDDFLPPLTPYAVMQLGKVKLLPFFLPGDPAMGEAVRGLAGKRSAVMLANHGPVVAGSDVEAACNAIEELEETARLAMMLRGVNARSLSEVQIRQIVTKFDVEWDG; this is encoded by the coding sequence ATGAGCGAGAGCAACCTTCGCGAACAGATGTGCCTCCTGGCAAAATCGCTCTTCGACCGGGGCCTCACGCATGGCAGCACCGGCAACATCTCCGCCCGGACCGAGGACGGCGGACTGCTGGTGTCCCCGACCGGCACGAGCTTCGGACGCCTGGATCCGGGCCGCCTCAGCCGCTTCAATGCTGAAGGTGTCCTGATCTCCGGCGACCCGCCAACCAAGGAGATGCCGCTGCACACGGCCTTCTACGAGACGCGCGGCAGCGCCGGCGCGGTCGTCCACCTTCACGCCTGCCACTCGGTGGCCTGGTCGATGATGCCGGATGCGGACGAAGATGATTTCCTGCCACCGCTGACACCTTACGCGGTCATGCAACTCGGCAAGGTCAAACTCCTGCCCTTCTTCCTGCCGGGTGACCCGGCAATGGGCGAGGCGGTGCGCGGACTGGCCGGCAAGCGCAGCGCCGTCATGCTGGCCAACCACGGTCCGGTGGTCGCAGGCAGCGACGTGGAAGCCGCCTGCAACGCGATCGAGGAACTTGAGGAAACCGCCCGGCTGGCCATGATGCTGCGTGGTGTCAATGCGCGGTCACTGAGCGAAGTCCAGATCCGGCAAATTGTCACGAAATTCGATGTGGAGTGGGACGGATGA
- the otnK gene encoding 3-oxo-tetronate kinase: protein MLLGCIGDDFTGSSDLANTLAKGGMRTVQYTGIPDGPAGDDVQAGVVALKSRSIDPGKAVEQSLAALDWLKRQGCEQFFFKYCSTFDSTADGNIGPVADALADALGAAKVIVCPAFPGTGRSVYQGHLFVKDRLLSESGMQNHPLTPMTDPDIRRWLAQQTRRSVGHVAAAQVFAGAAQIKQALDDQQHAGHRHIVVDAIRDEDLIEIGRAARGLPLITGGSGIALGLPGNFGCTASRPPWAGQAGKPVVLSGSCSVATRAQVAYHAARHPAREINAADVINGHLAPQDVAGWLLGTDGLPLAYSSADPEKVARVQEAHGRAASSEALESFFAEVARLAVQGGACRIITAGGETSGAVIEGLGLDSLEIGPEIDPGVPALRARPDLVVALKSGNFGSEDFFEKADRLLAGDA from the coding sequence ATGCTGCTCGGATGTATCGGCGACGACTTTACCGGCTCCAGCGACCTGGCCAACACATTGGCCAAGGGTGGCATGCGCACGGTTCAGTACACGGGCATTCCAGACGGACCCGCCGGCGATGACGTTCAGGCCGGGGTCGTCGCCTTGAAGTCGCGCTCCATCGATCCCGGCAAGGCCGTCGAACAGTCGCTGGCCGCGCTGGACTGGCTGAAGCGCCAGGGGTGCGAGCAATTCTTCTTCAAGTACTGCTCAACCTTCGACTCCACCGCTGACGGCAACATCGGGCCGGTCGCCGATGCATTGGCGGACGCACTGGGCGCGGCCAAGGTTATCGTTTGTCCGGCGTTCCCCGGGACCGGCCGGTCTGTCTACCAAGGTCACCTGTTCGTGAAAGACCGGCTCCTCAGCGAATCCGGCATGCAGAACCATCCTCTGACGCCAATGACCGACCCCGACATCCGCCGCTGGCTTGCCCAGCAGACACGGCGTTCGGTCGGGCACGTTGCCGCCGCACAGGTCTTCGCAGGGGCTGCTCAGATCAAGCAGGCCCTGGACGACCAGCAGCATGCGGGGCACCGGCATATCGTCGTCGATGCGATCCGCGACGAGGACCTGATCGAGATCGGCAGGGCGGCAAGGGGTCTGCCGCTGATCACCGGCGGGTCCGGCATCGCTCTCGGGCTTCCGGGCAATTTCGGCTGCACGGCCTCCCGGCCCCCATGGGCGGGCCAGGCGGGAAAACCGGTTGTTCTTTCCGGATCCTGCTCCGTTGCGACACGGGCGCAAGTTGCCTACCACGCCGCCCGGCATCCCGCCCGGGAAATAAACGCCGCGGATGTCATCAATGGCCACCTTGCCCCGCAAGACGTTGCCGGCTGGCTCCTCGGCACGGACGGGCTGCCTCTCGCCTACAGCTCCGCCGATCCGGAAAAGGTCGCACGGGTTCAGGAAGCGCACGGCCGCGCGGCATCGTCCGAAGCACTGGAAAGTTTTTTCGCCGAAGTCGCAAGGCTGGCCGTGCAGGGAGGCGCGTGCCGCATCATCACCGCGGGTGGCGAAACATCCGGCGCCGTCATCGAGGGTCTTGGTCTGGACAGTCTTGAAATCGGGCCGGAGATCGATCCAGGTGTTCCAGCGCTCCGGGCCCGCCCTGACCTTGTTGTCGCCCTGAAATCCGGGAACTTCGGGTCCGAGGACTTTTTCGAAAAGGCCGACAGGCTGCTCGCAGGTGACGCATGA
- a CDS encoding sulfatase-like hydrolase/transferase codes for MPGSKPNVILISTDQQRGDCIGLDRRGVKTPNIDRIASLGTWFTKCITPHPMCQPARASILTGKLPYTHGVRDNGRNLDKVVGSQGLGNVFSGAGYETRFIGKAHFSSNETFAPTGSPECYHSTADFPADWGGPYFGFQHVELMLRPHHHCGWQEAPYTLHYENFLDEDGGGRVRWERAKQHVEPDTSHFQAWRSALEPSWHSSPWIGDRTVDMIRNASGKPFFAWVSFPDPHPPFLAPRPWCDLYHPDDVDLPPHWQLDLDKRPWWHKEFLGSPVRHNLKREHAEAGINWGVTDPLSERQLRDITAIYYGMIAWIDAQVGRIFEALESSGNLENTIVVFISDHGEWLGDHGLLLKGPMLYDGLLRVPCLMSGPSIPVGRKVEDPVSAVDLRQTLADLCGIEASADNGKSLRSVMNGEDTRDFALNEWEVDPARSGVDMDLTTVRSGRYRMSVDLKSGSGELYDFDEDPNEMRNVFDENAYRTVRDEHMDMIRSRPNDQVPVSPRVGWH; via the coding sequence GTGCCAGCCCGCACGGGCGTCCATTCTTACCGGAAAGCTTCCCTATACGCATGGCGTGCGGGACAATGGCCGCAACCTGGACAAGGTGGTCGGTTCGCAAGGTCTGGGAAATGTCTTTTCCGGTGCGGGCTATGAAACCCGGTTCATCGGCAAGGCACATTTTTCTTCGAACGAGACCTTCGCACCCACCGGCTCACCGGAATGCTATCATAGCACGGCGGATTTTCCGGCAGACTGGGGTGGTCCCTATTTCGGGTTTCAGCACGTGGAACTGATGCTCCGGCCGCACCATCATTGTGGCTGGCAGGAAGCCCCTTACACGCTGCATTACGAGAATTTTCTCGATGAGGACGGTGGTGGCCGTGTCCGTTGGGAGCGCGCAAAGCAGCACGTGGAACCCGATACCTCCCACTTTCAGGCGTGGCGGTCGGCTCTTGAACCCTCCTGGCACTCGTCTCCCTGGATCGGGGACCGCACGGTCGACATGATCCGGAATGCCTCGGGCAAGCCGTTCTTTGCCTGGGTGTCGTTTCCCGATCCACATCCGCCATTCCTGGCACCGCGCCCCTGGTGCGACCTTTATCACCCCGATGACGTCGACCTGCCGCCGCACTGGCAGCTGGATCTCGACAAGAGGCCCTGGTGGCACAAGGAATTTCTCGGTAGTCCCGTGCGGCACAATCTGAAACGCGAACATGCCGAGGCAGGTATCAACTGGGGGGTGACGGATCCGTTGAGCGAGCGTCAGCTCCGGGACATCACGGCCATCTACTACGGCATGATCGCGTGGATCGACGCCCAGGTCGGAAGGATTTTCGAGGCTCTGGAAAGTTCGGGAAATCTTGAGAACACGATTGTTGTTTTCATCAGCGACCACGGCGAATGGCTCGGCGACCACGGCCTGCTTCTGAAAGGTCCGATGCTCTATGACGGCCTGTTACGTGTGCCTTGCCTGATGAGTGGTCCCTCAATTCCGGTTGGCCGCAAGGTCGAGGATCCGGTTTCAGCGGTCGATCTGCGCCAGACCCTCGCGGACCTCTGCGGTATTGAAGCTTCGGCAGACAATGGCAAGTCCCTGCGCTCGGTCATGAACGGCGAGGATACGCGAGACTTTGCCCTCAACGAATGGGAAGTCGACCCGGCCCGGAGCGGTGTCGACATGGATCTGACAACGGTCCGCAGCGGCCGCTATCGCATGAGTGTCGACCTGAAATCAGGTAGCGGTGAGTTATACGATTTTGACGAGGATCCGAACGAGATGCGCAACGTCTTCGATGAGAATGCCTATCGAACCGTTCGCGATGAGCATATGGACATGATCCGATCTCGGCCAAACGACCAGGTGCCGGTCTCACCGCGTGTCGGGTGGCATTAA
- a CDS encoding TIM barrel protein has product MIRFSANLGFLFGDRPLPDAIRAAKTAGFHAVECHWPYDTPASDVRQALAETGLDMLGLNTRRGNVANGDNGLSAIPGREKEARAAIDEAIAYAAEIGASGIHVMAGFDQSIAGGHCFIDNLDYACSRGAGHGLTMLIEPLNDHDAPGYYLRTTQQAAEIIADVGADNLKLMFDCYHVGRTEGDVITRLKNLLPIIGHIQFASVPDRGAPDHGEIDFQTVFSEIEALGWTKPLGAEYRPTEKTEDTLGWLK; this is encoded by the coding sequence ATGATCCGGTTTTCCGCCAATCTCGGCTTCCTCTTTGGCGACAGGCCGCTGCCTGATGCGATCCGCGCCGCCAAAACCGCGGGATTTCACGCAGTCGAGTGTCACTGGCCCTATGATACACCCGCATCCGACGTGCGGCAGGCTCTTGCCGAAACCGGCCTGGACATGCTCGGGCTGAACACGCGGCGCGGCAACGTGGCGAATGGCGACAACGGCTTGTCGGCGATCCCAGGGAGAGAGAAAGAGGCCCGTGCGGCGATTGACGAAGCGATCGCCTATGCCGCGGAGATCGGCGCAAGCGGCATCCATGTCATGGCGGGGTTCGACCAGAGCATCGCGGGTGGACACTGTTTCATAGACAACCTGGATTATGCCTGCAGCCGGGGTGCCGGGCACGGCCTGACAATGCTGATCGAGCCGCTCAATGATCACGACGCTCCCGGGTATTATCTGCGCACAACGCAACAGGCCGCGGAGATCATCGCTGACGTCGGCGCAGACAATCTGAAACTGATGTTCGACTGCTACCACGTCGGCCGCACGGAAGGAGACGTGATCACCCGGCTGAAGAACCTGTTGCCGATCATCGGACACATCCAGTTTGCATCCGTACCCGACCGGGGTGCCCCCGATCACGGTGAAATCGACTTTCAAACGGTCTTTTCGGAGATTGAAGCCCTGGGATGGACAAAGCCTCTGGGGGCAGAGTACCGGCCGACGGAAAAGACCGAAGACACGCTCGGATGGTTGAAATAG
- the ltnD gene encoding L-threonate dehydrogenase, with the protein MTGPFRTAVIGLGSMGYGIARSCLRAGLVTHGFDVVASQAERFHSEGGAAGSLTEIAGNLDAAVTVVLNAEQTEEVLFGDKGIVAAMRKGSVVLACATVPPEFARDMEARCNAAGIHYLDAPISGGSAKADKGQLSFMASGSADAFTAAGPVLDAAAETVFELGDAAGAGSAMKAVNQLLAGVHIATMAEALTFGMTQGVPPEKFVEVISQCAGTSWMLENRAPHIVSGDYTPLSQVNIWPKDLGIVLDIAKSASFSAPITAAALQQYLAAAGMGLGREDDAAVAKVYARNAGLTLPGEA; encoded by the coding sequence ATGACAGGTCCGTTCCGAACTGCCGTCATCGGCCTTGGGTCGATGGGATACGGAATTGCCCGGTCCTGCCTGCGCGCCGGCCTGGTCACGCATGGATTTGACGTTGTCGCGTCGCAGGCCGAGAGGTTTCATTCCGAGGGTGGCGCTGCAGGTTCGCTCACCGAGATCGCCGGAAATCTGGACGCCGCCGTCACTGTTGTCCTGAACGCCGAGCAGACAGAAGAGGTCCTGTTCGGCGACAAGGGTATCGTGGCGGCAATGCGCAAAGGATCCGTCGTGTTGGCCTGCGCAACGGTACCACCGGAATTCGCCCGGGACATGGAGGCCAGGTGCAATGCCGCCGGGATCCACTATCTCGACGCACCGATTTCCGGCGGCTCGGCCAAGGCAGACAAGGGCCAGCTTTCCTTCATGGCCTCCGGATCGGCCGACGCCTTTACCGCTGCCGGCCCGGTTCTGGACGCTGCCGCCGAAACCGTGTTCGAGCTGGGAGACGCCGCGGGAGCCGGTTCGGCGATGAAGGCTGTCAACCAGTTGCTCGCCGGGGTCCACATCGCAACGATGGCCGAAGCCCTGACATTCGGCATGACCCAAGGCGTGCCGCCGGAGAAATTCGTCGAGGTCATCAGCCAGTGTGCGGGCACGAGCTGGATGCTGGAAAACCGGGCGCCCCATATCGTGTCAGGCGACTACACGCCGCTCAGCCAGGTGAATATCTGGCCGAAGGATCTGGGCATCGTGCTGGATATCGCGAAGTCGGCCAGTTTCAGCGCGCCGATCACGGCAGCGGCGCTCCAGCAGTATCTCGCAGCCGCCGGAATGGGGCTGGGCCGCGAAGACGACGCGGCAGTGGCGAAGGTTTATGCCCGCAATGCAGGGCTCACACTGCCGGGAGAAGCATGA
- a CDS encoding LacI family DNA-binding transcriptional regulator yields the protein MTASRALRGAGDVSGKNVEKVRQAAREMGYVGNHLASSLSGQRSSLIGVVVPSMANIVFAEVLAGIAEGIEGSGMQPVFGVTDYDPEKEYEVIRNMLSWSPAGLIVTGLDQSDDARRMLEKANIPVVQIMDLDGTPVDACVGFSQHAAGVAMAEALLGLGRRRFGYAGCGLNVDFRARKRFEGFSEALSRAGLTFEITRIAEGLSNVKAGRQLTSQLLETRPDLDCIYFSNDDLAAGGAFHCISAGLSVPDALMLAGFNGLEFVESLPVKVATSRTPRREIGQAAARIVLGSTGDAQTATPARIAFQPEIDLGV from the coding sequence ATGACGGCATCCCGCGCGCTGCGCGGTGCAGGCGACGTGTCCGGAAAAAATGTCGAGAAGGTCCGGCAGGCGGCGCGGGAGATGGGGTATGTCGGCAACCACCTGGCTTCGTCGCTCTCGGGGCAGCGGTCCAGCCTGATCGGTGTTGTCGTGCCCAGCATGGCGAACATCGTCTTCGCCGAGGTGCTTGCCGGGATCGCCGAGGGCATCGAGGGCAGCGGCATGCAGCCGGTTTTCGGGGTCACCGACTACGATCCGGAGAAAGAGTACGAGGTCATCCGTAACATGCTGTCCTGGAGCCCGGCGGGTCTGATTGTCACCGGACTTGATCAGTCGGACGACGCACGGCGCATGCTGGAAAAGGCAAACATACCCGTGGTTCAGATCATGGACCTTGACGGTACCCCGGTGGATGCCTGCGTCGGCTTTTCCCAGCACGCCGCCGGCGTGGCGATGGCCGAAGCGCTGCTTGGCCTGGGCCGAAGGCGATTTGGCTATGCGGGTTGTGGCCTGAACGTGGATTTTCGTGCCCGAAAACGATTTGAAGGGTTCAGTGAGGCGCTTTCGCGTGCCGGACTGACTTTTGAAATCACCCGGATCGCCGAGGGTCTTTCGAATGTGAAGGCGGGGCGGCAACTCACGTCGCAATTGCTTGAGACCCGGCCCGATCTGGACTGTATCTACTTTTCCAATGACGACCTGGCCGCCGGCGGGGCGTTTCACTGCATCTCGGCCGGTCTGTCCGTGCCGGACGCGTTGATGCTCGCCGGTTTCAACGGGCTCGAATTCGTGGAAAGCCTGCCGGTGAAGGTGGCGACCTCCCGGACCCCGCGCCGGGAAATCGGCCAGGCGGCAGCCAGGATCGTGCTTGGATCGACCGGGGACGCGCAGACTGCAACACCAGCCCGGATCGCGTTCCAGCCCGAAATCGACCTTGGTGTTTGA